GAGAGAGCCATGGACCAgcggtgttttttttttggtgcctGGCAAAATCAATGAAAAGGTGGAGAGAGAGGAGGAGTGGGGCGGGACAAAGGGGAAAGGAAGGTCGTCGAGAAATTTATGCGACAAAACGCGGGCTTTTTATGTGCCtgaatgtgtgtgagtgagagGGGGAGTGGTGCGGAATTTTTACCGAATTAAGCTTTAAACATCGTCGTGTAAAATCCCCAAGACTTAGGGAACAGATAAGATACTGCAATCAGTAGTTTGTGAGACCGCCGGgcataaaaactaaaaacattcGATTTGAAGATAAATTGTAGTTCTTTTAATTGACGAATGTTCTCTTAAGTTATTAAATCGTATCCAAAGTGTATTTCCTGTTTctttgtgtgtttattttaaaatatgtaaagtatataaacTAAGTGAAAAAACATAGACAAGAAAAGCCtgtaaattattcaaatttaaaggGCCAAGTTATTAAGTGCGTTTGAAATTATGTGCACTTTTACTCCAGTTATAGtattattgatttaattaacaaGGCTAGAtagttacatatattttttaaacaattatttatttactaaagTGTAGCTAAAACTATTTACGAACGCAAACCTATGATGTGttttagatttatttaaagaaaaatacgaTAAACCACCTTGCCAAACGAAGCTTAATATGATGTTTAAGCAGATTGTCCTAACTACAATAACTGATCGTTCTCCCCTCGTTTTTTATCCTCAGGCGCACATAACTCAAGAAACATAGCCACCAAGTCAACACATAAAGCCCACCAAAATGATCAACATGGACATTAGCGTTACGCCCAACTACTCGTACATCTTCGACTTCGAGAACGATTTCATACACCAGCGGACGCGCAAGTGGATGCTAGAGAACTGGACATGGGTGTTCTACTACTGCGGCATCTACATGCTGGTCATATTCGGTGGTCAGCACTTCATGCAAAATCGGCCGAGGTGAGTCTGCCATTCTGGCCTACGAATATTAGCTGTTTCGCGCTTAAAAGACATGAGTTATTGAATGGTTTCAAAAACTTTGCGAAATTATGGTTGGGCCAAGAACTTGCACCCTTTGCCCCTGGAAAATTATCAGCTGGCGGCAATAGGAGCGGCACTAATTACACCCACAAGTTCTCCACACGCCCAGTGCAGCCGGTAGAAAAGTTACTATTTATCGAAACCAATCCCTGGAAAGCCCATATTTACTCAGTAGAGCTTTGTATCAGTTTATTCTCAAGAAAGTCTGGAGTCCAAGTGTGCCTTTGTTATTACCCCTGACAGCTGTTGAGTTCCACgtgtaattatattaaattacgGCTAATCAAACACTAATGATGTAGGTGGATCCTCAACTCAAGTTCAACTaccaaacaatttgcattcgcaCCTGAGCACGCACTTTTCCTAGCTATTTTGGGTATTTTAACCATTTTCCCAACTGTCAACGCTGTTTGTTCCTTGTTACCTGATGTACCTGTGATGGATCCAATTGGCATTTCGTGCTGACAATTgtctcgtttcgtttcgtttcgattcgctTTGTATTTGCCTGCTTCTAATTGTCGTCATCGATTTTGAAGTCAAATTAAGTTCGGCTCGTGACATGTCATCTGTGACTAGCCGGCATTTTTTGCAAGATCATAATTTAGTCTTGTCACCTGTTTGGGATTGTCACCTGTTTATAGCCCTGCTAACGCCACTGTGAAATTCGGTAGAAAGTTGCTGGGTAACAGAAAAGTTTATTGTTACTCTTCTGGGAATGTATGACATCCTCAACCAAGTTGCACTTTGTTTTGAAAAAGGAAAGTTAGGtaatatcaaatatttattttctatttccaTCAGGCTCCTTTGTCTCTATATTGGTGGTGTaccaatataaaaatataccaTTTATGCTAAAATATATTAGCTAGAGAACTGTAAATGATATAGCTTTTCAAGATGGGGAACTTGTTTCAATTACATAATGTTCTGAGTAGCGCTTCCTGCCCACACTCCGGCCTACAGCCATGGGGCTTTTGATGAGTTATATAGGGGCTTGGCCCTGGGTTGCTTGGCGATTCTCTCCGCGGACACTCGTCGGGGGATCTGTCGGTCAATTTTCcatgttgtcgttgttggcTTCACCTTACACTCGGCTTTTTCGAAATGTCGTTTCAATATTTGCCCACATGGAGGAGAGTCAGCTACGCAAATGGACGTACTTGGCACAGAAAGGTGTGAGTTTAGTGGAACGGCGATGGGAATCGTTTCTCTTGAACTGTTGGGGCTCAAAAACTGAGGGGGAAAAAGGATGAATTGGAAAGTTAAATCAGGGCCCAAGAATTGATTTTAACTCGCTCAGCAaatattccatatttggaataAATTTGCCATAACAGCTGGTTGATGTGATTCGCGAAATTTGTATGCAAGTGTACTTAACCGCATGCCACCGACTGTACGGCGCTCATATGCGggtatttacatacatatttagaGAGTGGACTTCCACTGGCATTCCTCCTCATCTaagttgttttcatttttgattttctgttttgtttcaCCGTTTCGGACAGTGGGCCATTAAAGTCATTAAACTGATTAGGTTTATAGGTACACGCCATGTCGTACTCGTTTCACTTCAAATGCCCAACGGACAAAGTTTTCCGCGGTGAATACATATGTGGCACATACAATATGTCATGCAAGAAGTGGGTGTGTCCAGGCAGTCGGGGTTGTGGGGAGTTATCCTGAACGGAACTCCAGCAGGACACTGAAATGTAACCACTCTGTAGGCCCTCTTCATGACATGGCACACTGGACCACTTGATTGCGTTTACCATATCTACTGTCACTTTAAAGGGATTTTATATAGCTGAAAGTAAACAGAAGATCAAGAGGTCGAAAGGCTTTatgatatttaatatttaagtttacTATCCATAACGCAGTGCGTAATAAAGTTGACACATCTTTAAATGGTTAAAGATTAAATATGCACAATACAATTAGTCTCTACTGAGAATATACTAAATAAAAGCTACAAAGCCCATTTAGGTTCATAAAACGACATAATGAAATGATGTAATGTGCGTGGAAAACATGTTCATGTTGGCCAGTGTAGCTCTGGACTTGGCGTGCGCAAAAGTTTTGTGACCATATAAGGAGGGTCCAGAAGGGGCGATATAGCATGGGGTGGGAAACGTGTGTGGGCCCCAAAAGTTAAAATAGAAATCTGAAGCGAATATGTGTTTGCAGAGGAGCACGATGACCGATACTcgtaatcatttaaatttttaaagcgATTGAGTCATTCAATTGCTCTGGTTGTTGTTCCGAGGAAATTGCACTATTTATATCACAACCACTGAGAATAGTGTGTCGAGGACGTTTGAGTACAGAGGACCTAGATGCCGCCACCCCCGCTTGAAAGAATGTCCTTTAATGTGGTTTCATCACGCCAGCTCGCACATGCAGTGTCCTTAGATGGTTGGGAAAATGCCTAACGACTGGGTTGCTACGGGGAAATTTTTGCAATTGAAGCGTGGCAATTACATAACCATTTGCGAATTAACCAATAATTGCCGCCATGACAAGCGAGCGGCGTTGAGTTCAATTCGCCGCCCTATACGAGCACCTGCAATTACAATCACAGCCGCAATTAACTATTGCCAGCCAGCATTTAgttaacaaaataattcacAGGCACCAGCAGAccgaaaataatgaatattgaataaataaatatgaacatGGAGAGGCGAGAGGCGAGAAAGGGCAGTGCTGAAAGTGAaacttaattcaattttggTCGGCCTACGagtgtgcatatatgtacatatattagcATCGAATTAACGACCACCGTTAACACAAACAGTTGGTCAAAAGTGGGCAGAGCTGGCGAGCAAATCTCGTTAAAATGTGTCGTTTAAGCCGCGTTTCTTGATGGGTGAGGCATTTTGGGTctttttgatatatttctACATACGATACCATTTTCGAGACCTCAATGTTGGAGCTTTGGGGAAAGCTCGCTCtgtgtttctttatttttcggcCGCCCTTTCCTCTCAAGCCAGCATCTTCATATCACGccacttttccccatttttatttacctcGAGCGTGGAACAGATCTCTCCCCCAGAAATAACTCGTTTTTGTCGGCCCCCGGAATTGTTTTGACTGGATTGTTTGGACTCGATGACTGCCTTTCGTCTGACTATTGACAGCTTATCGGCCACCTGCTGCAGCAGGTGTGTCATCCCGCGTTACCCGAAACTTCTAGCCATGAATCAGCGCTCATTGGCGAAGAAAACAATCGAGTTTCCCTTTCGTCATAAACAATTACGCCGATAAGATTAGTGCTCCGAGCATCTGAAGTACTTTCAGGTGCGAAACGCCAAATTTTCAATACAATTCTCAGGGAAATGTAAAGAACGGAAGATAATGGGTCATTGGACGTACCTTAATGAAGGAATTTGAAGTTATACAAAGCAAAACTCATTGTTAATTCACGGCATGTCACggaaataaaagttatattgAGCTTATAAAGATGGAAGTTAAAGCAGCCTAAAAcgatcattttaatttaatgtttttggtagattttgtgtgttttatatAATTCCGTAATTGCTGGTTTCCGAAACAAAAAGCGTTTATCTTTATAGTAGTAtataattgcaaaattttgtattagtcgTATAGCtgtttatttcacttttcaatCTAGATTGCCATTTAATTGGGTTTCCCGTGCAAAGCTTTTGATTAAGTTATCTTGAAAAAAATGACCTATTCAGCAAAAGTTGCTCGAACCTTTcacaatattttattggttGCACTTTGAAAGCGGTCGGAAATAACTTGGTCAATGCTGTGACATCAAATCTGGCCAGCATGTGAACCACCGCAAAATATgatgaataataattaaaaaccgAATTCAAACCGAGACCCAAATTATCTTACAAATAAACCCAGACAGCCAACAGTTTTGCAATGCGCCGAAAAAAAGGtttgcgaaaaacaaaacactgtCGCATCGGTTTCGAGACAATGTTGCGAATTTGGTACCCTATTTCCATACATATCTATATGACCACAAGGTATACATAAGGTGTCTAGGTGCAAACGTATGGAAGTGTGCCACCGCTTGGAATATGGTGTGCATATATAGTGCGTTTATAGGGGCTGCATAAATCAACCCAAACAACCTGAGCTTAACCCAAGCCGAAACCTAGCGAAAAATAATCAATTGACCAACATTTCTGCGGTTTTTTGCAACCTTTTTCCCTCGTTTTCCATTGtcttttgtttacaaactTTGCCAAATCAGGTTTACTCTCTCCATTTATCAGATTTGCTCTCTCCTATTCGCCAAAGTCTTTCTCTTTGCTTATGCAAAAGCCACGAAGTGGAAAGCAAAAGAAAGTTCATCAACTCCCCATAATATTGGCTATTAATGCGCCATCATCATGATTATGGCCATAGTGTTACGCAGTCTAATTTCCGATTTCTTATACATGTATAACTTTGAACTTTGACTTTTCGTACCCCCATCTTTAAATCCAAATCATACCTATGGTATTTAACTTGATAGCTAATTTCTAGAAACCTTTACTTTGCgatatatttaaagtttatttacaTACGCGTGTTCTTCCCTTGCTGATACATACTAATTGGCCTATTAGCACTCTTAAATTGCTCAGAACTTTTATACAGTTCGAGTTTTGTGTTCGATGTTACATGATGTACATACATGAGTAGACAAATTTGACTTCGTAAATATGCCCTTTTCTGGATTGCAAAAGTGTTAGAATCCCAAACATTCAGTTCCTATCATATATAGAGCAGTGCACTCTTGCTCATTTTTCTATGATTCAGTTTGTTGATAGTTTCCATGTACAGCGTATGTGTATCACgcatataaacaaaagtattCGGCAGTCCAAagttcaaaaatttcaaaGAATTGGCTAATTAAGTAGCGCTGACATTTGGCAAAAGCCAAAGAAGAAGCTTAAGCTTAAGAAGATCGTCACTTCTTTgtattttaaagcattttcacttcataaacaaaaactaaccAATATGTATCTGAAGAATCCATTTTCTGAGCAATCGAGTCTAATAATCTGGCATATATCGCGATTGGATCGCTCCGTACTTCATATGCTCCACATTACGTCGATTAAAACTAGTTTTGTGGAACTGTTGGTCCTTCACGCATGGATAACTCATCGGGCAGATCGCAACACCCAACCGTGGGGTGGCACCCTGAGCCTCGCTAGCCGGACGCAAAGTAGGCGCCGGTTCGCTCGGCCGGACGCCACCCACTCGGCGGAGGAGGGGACGACCTGTGCCCGTGCAAAAATTGAGCTTCAGGGGACGCAGGACGCCCCCCTGCCTAGAAGCCAATACTGCCAAGCGATTAGCAAGGCATCTTGGTTTTCCTTACTCATTAGTTTGAGGCACGAATTGCCCTCAGTTGGCCACTGGAAGCTGATGCGCGTGTTACCAGAACCGGTTGGGAATCGTAGAGACAGCTGCCGGGTGAAAAAAGCTTTTGCAGGGAGCACTGAATGCATATTGCGGGTCGTTTGTGAAGAGTTCCTCAGTCCTGCATTAAGTTTTGATTCCTTTTGAAGTTAATCGGAATTAGTTTGAAcatgtttaaaaatagttgtatttctgtttctatttcAATTACAGTGGCCATGCTTATGGTTTGCGAAGAGCTTTGATTTCAAAGGATAATGTCCTGACAGTTCTTGTGTAATATTGAATTGTGAAATGCAGATCATCTTCGAATAGTTGGTATTTGTACGTGACACATAACTGCAAGTTATATCTAAACTTGGAGTTCAAGGCAGTTCCTCCTGCGcgtaattgttattaataGAAATGATATTTAAGATTTCTAACTAGAGCACATGTGGAACTCAATTCCTTAGATGAACATTTCCGCTCCGTGACTGCCCGTTTTCCCTTCCATCTGCGCTGGACGCAGCTTAATTGTCTAATACAGTGGGACGCATGTATGCAAATCTCTGCTAGATTTTCGAGTGAGCTGCTTGGGGGGTTGATGATACAAGTaggttttcaatttggcattcTGATTGCCCTCGATAAAAGTGGTGTAGGCTGAACTAAAATACGCTATCTTTATGGCTTTGTTTGGGGGAAATAAGCGACTATCGATTGTGTTTTCATAAACCCGTTGACGCATTTGGGGCTCTGACATGTGGGGCCAAACAAACACTTCCTTTTATGAGCTTTGCTTCTCGGAAATTTCCTACTTTCTGCTAAAGTACTTGCCAAGTACACTTTGCTTGTTTgctcaaaaaaatatttaaatattggaaTTTCTTTCCAGGCTAAAGGTCAATGCAATCAATTTCTTTGGTTTGCCCGCTAACTACACATTGTGATAACTGAAATCACGCTTTTCTGCGATTCCATTGGTTGGCTCTTGTCAGTGTGTGGATTTTTATGACTAATTGCTGTGGAATATATAGTATAGTTAACGGTCCGCCGATAAGGTGGGCCAACTGATTTGCAGCCCATTGATTGCGTAAACTTTGTTGGCTATTAGTAATTAAGATTTAGGACCCACATTCGAATCAATTCCCCATTCGAGTGAACTCGTTGAGTGGTGcgattaaaattagtttttgatTCAGCTGTTCCCAAAAACACAAACCTCTTTAAACAAGCTCATTACTTCAATTTAGATTGTCCAAAAGAACTTCAGATGCCAGATATATGCTCATTTAGATGCTAAACCAGTATTCTGGTTTGTGTGTGGGCACCTTTGTCTTTCTTGGGATCGATCGGGTGATTTACTGGGTGTCTTTTTAGAGAAGAACTTATTGTTTCCCAAACACGTGTCATTCCCGGCTCTAACCACTTTTGGTAGATTCTTGAATTAAGCTGCGATCACCTGAGATTCCTCGTTTTAACTTGACCTTGCGTTATCAATTTCTGTGTTTGCCCAGAGACAAACTAATCGGCTGTAATCTATTAGGTGATGCCGTGACAGCAGCCAATGTCTATTCCACGGGATCGAATGTTCGAATCGGTCTGCTACTCAAAGTGCCCTGGCAACTAAGTAGCAAATTTGCGCAAAGGCTACCGTTTTGAGTAGATTAAGTTACTCGCAAATTTCTAATAGTATTTGACTGACCCTGCGGCATCTTCCAGTTGGGGGTTGATGTCATTGCATTACACAAAAATTCGCACATATTAAGTGCTTATGGCAAATAACAACTTGATCTTTGACAGTCACGCTCGTCTAGGACGGAGgcatgaaaattgaaaattgttagAGTTTGTTGATCTTTGGGCATTTTTTTCCGCTGCGATTTCTCGACTATTAGCCCCTGGTAAATATGCATAATCTCAAGTGCCAACTAGTAAAATATTCTAGTACTTGCTTTTGGTAAGTGTGGGAGTAGgaatataaaattgtttcaaaATCATTACCCATTTGCCGGACTTAACGAAATTACAAAGCTGTGTTTAATTCAGCCAACGTAAAATGTGAATGAGATCACGTGAACAGATTTTTATACAAACTCAATCGAGCAAAGTCAGGTGTCTGGAAAGAGCCCGATTTTAAGCACGAGTACAATCTTCCAATCTTGGTACTTTTCCGCTGTATTTTTCCTGTATCACTAAAGTTTCCTTTCGTTTTTGGTTGCAGATTCCAACTGCGCGGCCCACTGATCATATGGAACACCTTGCTGGCCATGTTCAGCATCATGGGAGCTGCCCGAACGGCGCCGGAGCTGATTCACGTGCTGCGTCACTACGGACTCTTCCACTCCGTCTGCGTGCCCAGGTTGGTATTGAAGCTCTTCCCATCACAGCCTTACATCGTCGGGTTCAGCGCCTGCCCGCATGACCTGCTTTTGAGGCTGGAAACTTGATCCTCATGCAAATCACCGATCACTGACCGATATCCCCCACCTTCTCCCACAGCTACATCGAGCAAGATCGCGTGTGCGGCTTCTGGACCTGGCTCTTCGTGCTCAGCAAACTGCCGGAGCTGGGCGACACGATATTCATTGTGCTCCGCAAGCAGCCACTCATCTTTTTGCACTGGTAAGTTTTGATAGAAAGAGATAATGACAATCTAGCTTTATGCAAAAGATTTCTCGTTGGAGAAAAGCTACATCTGATGATTGCAAACATTACATATGGCGgcatatatataacatatatattgatataCTATAAGGATTGCGCCCTAAGTTCGAAGAAAGATAATTGTCTTTTATTACTATTCAAAGACTAAAAGACCCTTTCACTAGAAACagtaaaatatgttttattgcTGCAATTAATACTGTGGGAGTtgcgggaatttaattagCATTACAAATGAGTCATGGCGAATTACATTTAATGAGATTCACATAGGGTTAGTTTGGAATAAGAAAGTAGCTAGTTGTAGTAGTAGTTGATAAGTAGCTTTGGTAGGGAAAAAACGATGAGTTAATGTTTCGAAATACTGTTGATATAAACAGTACCGATTGCTCAAAATGACCAACAAATAAATGTGATTTGCCAACATTACTTTGAAAGCACAGGAATTTTGAACTGCATATTAATTGAATGATTCTCGCTCACAGGTACCACCACATCACCGTGCTGATCTACTCGTGGTTCAGCTACACGGAATACACTAGCTCTGCCCGCTGGTTTATTGTGATGAACTACTGCGTGCACTCGGTGATGTACAGCTACTATGCTCTGAAGGCGGCCCGCTTCAATCCGCCCAGGTTCATCTCCATGATCATCACATCGCTGCAACTGGCTCAAATGATTATCGGATGTGCGATCAACGTGTGGGCCAATGGCTTCCTGAAGACGCACGGCACCTCCTCCTGTCACATCTCGCAGCGCAACATCAACCTGTCGATCGCCATGTACTCCAGCTACTTTGTCCTGTTCGCGCGCTTCTTCTACAAGGCGTACCTGGCGCCCGGTGGTCACAAGAGCCGGCGCATGGCCGCCTCCCTGGCAGCCCAGAATGCGGTCAAGCAGTCGAGCAGCCCCCAGCAGGCCAGCGAGAGCTCCAAGTTCATCGGCGCTGGCGAGGATCAGGCCGCCTATCTGCGCAAGGCCAAGGCGCAGTAAGGCGGCGGGGTTCGGCACATCCGCACCTACTCCCATCATCACCACTCCCCTGTTTACGGCTAAggacatttatttatgtagcGGTGTACaagttgttttttaattttaaacctGGGTGGCACACTACCGGTCGGATGAGAGTTTAATTTTGTAAGCCAAAAGTTGTACGGTGTGGACAGACGTACGAACTATATATCTGAACATGTATATAAGAAACAGACGAACCTAAGCTAACCAAAACTCAGAGTCGAGTCAGAAAACTGTATGTAAATGGGGGCATAGAAGCGAGTACATGCAAAGCTTAGGGCACTAAGTGTACAGGCTTGAATTTAAATCTCTAGCCAAAGGGAGATGTAAAGGGAACGCAAGGAACCTAGCTGCTCACTAGTTtgcatgaattaaataaatagtcaCTCTTCTTGATACCTCTCGATGTAATTCCCAGCTGCAGT
This genomic interval from Drosophila teissieri strain GT53w chromosome 3L, Prin_Dtei_1.1, whole genome shotgun sequence contains the following:
- the LOC122615554 gene encoding elongation of very long chain fatty acids protein 6; amino-acid sequence: MINMDISVTPNYSYIFDFENDFIHQRTRKWMLENWTWVFYYCGIYMLVIFGGQHFMQNRPRFQLRGPLIIWNTLLAMFSIMGAARTAPELIHVLRHYGLFHSVCVPSYIEQDRVCGFWTWLFVLSKLPELGDTIFIVLRKQPLIFLHWYHHITVLIYSWFSYTEYTSSARWFIVMNYCVHSVMYSYYALKAARFNPPRFISMIITSLQLAQMIIGCAINVWANGFLKTHGTSSCHISQRNINLSIAMYSSYFVLFARFFYKAYLAPGGHKSRRMAASLAAQNAVKQSSSPQQASESSKFIGAGEDQAAYLRKAKAQ